From the genome of Cytophagales bacterium WSM2-2:
CCATGCGCATTCTTGGGACGGGATGAGAGCAGTGCGTAAATGATTATACAATAGAAGATGTAGCTATTGGCTACCAATATGTAAAAGAACTTTCGAGCTAGAGGTAAATTATTCTCAATCATAAATTCGAGTGTCCCGGCAAACCATAGGCTCGTGCCATAAAAGATGAACAGTCCACAGCAGAACCAAAACTCAGAAGAAGAGAGTGTCACAGGAGTTTCGCTTTCAATCATTCTCTTAAAGTAGAGTACACAAAGACCAACAATGACGGTATTGAATATGGCATCCTCTAATGAATTGTACGAATCAAATTTAGCGGCAAACAAAAGAGCAATACCTATCGCACACCCGGCCCCCAGCCATGCCTTCAGTTTGATCCGGTCTATATTTAATACTTCCAACAGATACGTAAAAACTAAAATGAACTGAATTGGTTTACTTACATTATAGAGCCATAAATTTTTCATGTGCCTTTCTGAAAAATACATTGATAAGAATTCGGTAAATGAATAGACAGCAAAAAAAAGCACCCAGAATCTTCGTGCCATGAATACGGATTGATACTTCCATATAATAATGGCCCATATAATAATAAGTAAACCAAAATTTATTGGGTTATACCATTCCACTCCCTAAAGTAGGGATTTAAAATCATTGAGTTTGGTGGTACTTTTTAAAATAACTCCAACCATATCATTGGTAGGGCAATGCGGATCGGGCGGGCAAGGATAGGCCTCCGTATATATAGTGTCTTCCTCCTGGCAGACCTCAAAAATATCCCTACCGCTTTCGTCTTTTCCCTGGACAACCGGTACTACAATAGTTACCGGGAATATCTTTGTTTCTCCGTCACTGTTTTTAGTATACCGGAGTGCATTACAAACATGGACGAACTGTACTTCTTCCTTACAGGAATTTAACATTGCCCTGATTTCATCAATCGGGATAACAAAGTATTGGCCCATCTCAATATCGGGATTCAATACGCCTATAGGATCCGATATCCTTTTCTTAAAAGAATCCGTCATACTCTGAATGTCGCTCAGGTTAACAGCTTTTGAAACCCTTTGGTTTTTGTACTGCTGATAACTGATAACGCAGGAATTGGCAGGAGGGCTTCCTGCCGGTAGTGGAGGTGACTGTGGCACGGGCTGCCCGGTTGGGTTGGTGTAAATTTTTGGCATGATTGATAAAGTTTAGTGTTTTTTGAAATTGTGAAAGAAATGTCCGCATTCAAATTCTTCTCACCAAGCGCCAAAAACAAATACAGTCCTTTTACAGAACAAATACAGGAAAAACCCTGAAGTAAACTCAGGGTTTTTCCTTTTGACTCGGCCATCTCCATCTGGCAAACTTTGGTTCATCAAACGGAGCAAGCCGAAAATCCGAAGAAGAGTAGGCACCAACACAACAATCGTATGAGTGATAATAACAAAAAAAGGCTTTGCAGCCAGCCGGCCCCTCCCAAAAGAACATTTGATCCTTCGATCAGTGAACACAGGCTGGGATTCATTCTCACCACTGGCTTGAAATGGGTGAATGGTACCGATATTAAATTCTTCTTTATCGAAGGAGTAGCTGCACAGCAGAACGTAGTCAGAAATGCTTTTCAGCAATGGAAGGGCCTGGGCATCGGTCTCACATTCACTGAAGTTTCCTCAGCGGAGGAATCGATGGTAAGGATCGGATTTGATTATAACCTCGGCTCCTGGTCGTATGTGGGGCGTGACGTACTCACTATTCCCAAGTCTGAACGGACTATGAACTTCGGTTGGGATCTTACTGCCGATAGCTACGGCCTGACTACTGCATTGCATGAAATCGGCCACACTATTGGATTTCAACATGAGCACCAGAACTCCAATTCAGGAATTATCTGGAATGAGCAGGCAGTGTACAACGAATTTTCAGGTCCGCCCAACTCCTGGCCCAAGAGTCAGATCGATTTGAATATCATCAACAAGATTCCCGCGAGCCAGGTGCAGGGTTCGGCTTGGGATCCCAACTCAATCATGGAATACGAGTTTAGCCCGGGGCTGGTGATTTCTCCCAAACCTTATGATACAAAGGGGATAAATCCTCCCGGAACACTTTCTCAGAAAGATGTTTCAGGTGTACGGGCTTTTTACCCGGTGATCAATCCGTCTACCGAAACGAAGCTCAAATTGCATCAGTCGTCTCCGGTCGCTGCAAAATCAGGTGGACAAACTGATTTTGTTTTTACGGCACCTTCTACCCGAAAATATACTTTTCAGACAATCGGTGAGTTGGATACCATAATGGTGATATCAGAAAAAGCCAAATCTGAGAATCACTACCTCGCCGGTGATGACGACAACGGGGTCGATAAAAATGCCAGGATCACATTGCCCCTGGTCAAAGGCCGTGATTACCTCGTGAACCTCCGGGTGGTATTTGCGCCCAATGATCACAGCGGATCGGTGATCGTTTCGTGATGATTTTCAGAAACATTTAAATCAAGACCAGATGAAACAAATTATGTTTGCGTTAGTTGTGCTTGTAACCGTCTCATCGTTTGCTCAGAACACAAGTGAAGTGATTGAGAACGGAATAAAAGTTAAAAGCAAAAATGAAATATTTTTGCAGTTTGATGGCCGGAGCATTTTTTATCAACAGAATCCTGCTGTAGATGCACTTCACTTCAAGCAAGTGGCAGACTCTCTGATTCTCTTGCCAGTGGAATCAAGTATCAACTTTTACTCGATTCCTCTCAATCCAATCAACTATTCGTATAGTACGGATATTACCGTTAAAGATAATCCCGATATCCAGTCTATATCAGCAGCATTGACCGGAGTGATAAGTTTTGCAAAGGCTCTTTCTGCAGGAGTAATTCCGGCTGGAGTGATGGCCGCTGCGGCAAAGAAACCAGCTTGTGAATTTCCGGAATTAATAAAGCCTTACGACAACCTTGTGCTGCGATTGAAGGATAGCCAAAAAGATACCATTGCCTCCATCTTTGGAGCCTTAAAAAAACTCGACTTCCTTTCAGAGGCTGACACGAAAAATGGATTGACAAATGCAGATAATGCAATTACTGCGTTGAGAAAATCGTTGGATAAGGTTAAGGACAAAATTGAGAATGTCGTGAAAGTATTGAATTCTATTACTTGTTCTGCGGACTGTTGTTTGGCAATGACGACTCAACAGAGTTATAGTTTGAAAATGAAAGATTTATTGGGCAAGTATGATCAGGAAAATACTCGTCTCATCAACCTGGAAAAAATTTACAAAGCGACCAAAGCTGCACAGGAGGCTGCCTCGAGCCACGGATGGATTATCAAGTTAGATGAAGTAAGCGCTCCCCGCGATAAGTTTTCGATTTATGCAGTGACAGTCAGCACTTCGGGATATGAACTTTCTGATGATAATGAAATTGTCTCGTCTGCTAAAAAGACAAAGTTGACGAGGGTATTCCGCGTTACCCGATTTCAGCGATTCGTCCGCGAAGTGTCAGCTGGCTTTGCCTACACTAACCTTTCGTTCCCAAAATTTGGAGTCACTACTGATTCACTGGGTAAGCAACATGTAGCAGGTGCCGGAGAGGACATCGTGAACAAAGTCAATTTTACGGCTATGATCAATTACAATTACTTCATTCCGAACTCTCCATTGCATCCCTTCTGGCAAATAGGAGTAGGTGCAAATGCCAGTTTGCCTACGTTGTTTACAGGAGTCGGTGTGCGCGTCAACTCAGCGCCTGCAAAACGACTGGCGATATCCATCGGATTTGCTTCGACATGGATCAAAACGCTTGATAAGTTAAAAATTGGAGATGTGGTCTCCGGCCAGGCGGACATTGACACTGATGTGAAGTACAAATTCAGTAACGTATTTCAGCCCTACCTGGGGATTCAAATCAACTTTTAAAAGAAACAGTTATGTCAAGACAAATTAAATCCCTTGCAACACTTGCACCAGGTGAAAGTGTCAATGATTTCAAAGACAGGCTTGTCAAGCTTATTCCTTCGGAGGTAGTCACTGCCTATGTTACGATCTTCGGTTTAATAAAATCGGCAAATCAGATTTCGGAAGCGCTTCGCGGGTGGCTGCAGTGGGGTGCCTTTGGCGTACTTCTTATCCTTACACCATTTTACCTGGTGTTAGTATCCAATGTAAAAAGCAAGATGCAGATTGTATTTACCACGATTGCTTTCGTTATCTGGGTTATTGTTGTCGGTGGACCTTTTGATAAGTTACTTGGCGGTGCATCTGGTTTGGTCGGCTCGATATTGCTGATTTTGTATACGTTACTGATACCCTTCTTTTACAAAGGATAAGAGATCAGACTAGCGCTTATTCTTAAGAGGCGCTAAAAAATAAAGAGATAGTATCGGCTCGTTGGCATTCACGACCGATGCTATCTCTTTTCAGTTTTCAATTCATGCCTTACAAATCGGTGCAGCAACTTTGAGACCGTGGAACTGCTTCTCAAAGCCGGGGCAAACCCACTTCCGGAAGAGAATAATTTTCCGCTCACATGCCTCGGGCAATTGAAATTACTTTTAAAGTATGGTGCACGAATAAACACTTTGTCGGAGAAGTATTATGATTTGTATACACAAGAAAGTAAACGGGAAAGATCATCCACTTCTCAAACCGGACACTGGACGCCCATCATGGTTTATCTCAAAGAATTGTTGAAGTTCAAAAAGAAGATCGAATGATTTCAATTCTAATTTCGATTCTATCTAATCAATACTTAGTTGTAGTAAGATCAGCTTTGCACTTTGCGTGCTTGATACATCCACGTTTGTTTCCCGGGCGATGAAATGAAAGTCACCGGCTTTCAGCGTTTGCTTTATTTTACCTTTGGTTAATTGAGCTTCTCCTGAAACGTGAACTAATAGGAAAGGGCAGTCTTGTTTGGGAAAACGTAGAGGTTTTTTTCCATCGATTGTAATCTCGTAAGCGCTCAGGCTTTTCTGTGTCCATAGTTTTTCTCCCGCACTTACTTTCGATGCACATTCTGTTGTACCAGGTTTCAACAGCTCCACCACCAGGCACCGGAATGTCGAGTTGTCTGCGCACCACACTTTATGCTCCACCGGCTTCTCGCCATAATTACGATACACGGTAGCTCCCGGAGCAACATCCGTAATGACAGGTGCTCCGCCTTTATTCTGAATCGCAAGCTTTGATTGCGACAAAAAAATCACAGCTGACGCTTTGTCGTGGGTGTGCCAAAGCGTAGTATCATGAGGTGCTATTTGTAGATCAGTAATCTTCACGATGTCGTTGGTGAATACAACCTTATGATGCGGCTCTTCATACATAGAGCGCTGGGCTAACGCATGCACATGAAGAAGCAGCGCCAGCCCGGTAAGAACTGATTTCATATTTTTCTATTGAATGAATTGCTTTTCTCTGATAAAGGAACGTAGCTTTATCCATTAACACTTAAGTATCAACTTAACTGTGATTGTATGGAAGGTATGTCTCAAATAACTTCGCTGATTGGCGACCCGGTGCGAACCAATATCCTGTGGCTTCTGATCGATGGCCGGGCCTACACGGGAAACGAGCTGGCGTTAATGACGGATACTTCGCCTCAGAATATCAGTATGCATGTGTCGAAATTGCTGCAGGCAGACCTGCTGGCGGTAGAATGCCAGGGCAGACATAAATACTATCGCTTAGCCAGCGCTGAGGTGGCTTCAGCAATCGAGGCCATCGCGAACCTGGTGCCCAAGGTCAAAGTAACACAAGCTGTTAATGCACACGACCATGGTTTGAAACACTGCCGAACATGTTATGATCACCTGGCTGGCGAGGTGGGTGTTCAACTGGCAGAGACTATGCTGGCAAAGAAACTGATCAAAAAAGATCCGGCCGGTTATCAATTGACACCTGCCGGAAGACAATTTTTCGAGAAATTAGATATCGATGTTGAATCGCTGATGAAGCAACGGAGGCCGCTGCTCAAGCCCTGCCTCGACTGGACTGAGCGCAAGCATCACGTGGCAGGCTCACTGGGTGCGGCATGGCTTAGTCACATGCTTAAGAATGACTGGCTTCGAAAAAAGAAGAACTCTCGCGAGGTGATCGTCAGCGCCAAGGGCCAGAAAGAATTTTACGAAAGACTGAGGATCACGGTGAGTTGATCTCAGGATCTATTGCAGCAGCTTCTAACGACCGGAATTCATTCCGTGGATAAACCTGGTCAGAAACCAAACGACCGTTCAATAAGGTGTTTAAGATCAAAGGCAATAGACTTACAGTGATGGCGTAGCATGCCAGCTATATGGATTGACGCACGCCATTAAGCGATATTGGCGTTGCAACAATCTCAAATCATGCTAACTTAAGCGCATGATTTCTAAACCTGGACCTCGCGCTAGCCTTGCGTTGCTCTCTCTTGTGCTCACGATTCAATTATCGGCACAACCCTGGACAAAACTATTTAATGGAAAAGACCTGACCGGCTGGAAACAGATCAATGGCCAGGCGAAGTACACTGCCGTCAATAATGAGATAGTCGGTACAACCGTGGTTGGGTCTCCCAATTCATTCCTGGTTACGGAAGAGACATTCGGAGATTTTATTCTTGAACTCGAATTCAAAGTCGATGGCGAAGTTAATTCTGGTGTGCAAATCCGAAGTGAAAGCAAACCGGAATTTCAGAATGGAAGAGTGTTTGGCTATCAGATTGATATTGATCCTAGCAAGCGCGCCTGGACCGGTGGAATTTATGACGAAGCAAGAAGAGAATGGTTGTATCCGCTCGAATATAATCCCTGGGCTAAGAGGGCATTTAAGAAATCAGCTTGGAATAAAATGCGAGTGGAGTGTATTGGACCGCACATCAAGGTATGGATCAACGGAATTCCGACAGCGCAGATCTACGACAATCTTACAGCCAAAGGGTTCATTGCTTTGCAAGTACATGCCATTGGCAAACCGGAAGAAGCAGGCATACAAACACATTGGCGAAATATCCGCATACAGACAACACAATTGAAAGTTTCGGCAGCAGACACTTTGTATGTGGCTAACCTGATCCCCAATTCAATCACAGATCAAGAATTGAAAAATGGCTATTCCTTGCTGTGGGATGGAAAGACAACAGCAGGCTGGCGTGGGGCTTACAGAGATAAATTCCCTGAACATGGATGGGAGATAAAAGATGGTCTGCTTTCAGTGCTTGCATCGGAGGGAGCTGAGTCAACCAACGGAGGAGATATCATCACTGATAAGGAGTATAGCGCATTCGACTTGCAATTTGAGTTCATGCTTACGGAAGGCGCGAACAGTGGCTTGAAATATTTTGTAACGGAGAAAGAAGGGAACAAAGGCTCGGCTATTGGGCTCGAGTACCAGTTGCTTGATGATGAAAAGCACCCGGATGCAAAAGCAGGAGTAGTAGGCAACCGGACACTGGCTTCTTTGTATGACCTGATTCCCTCAGAGAAGAACACAAGAGCCCGGCACAAAATTGGCGAGTGGAATTCCGGAAGAGTGATCGCTTACCCCGATGGACGCATTGAGCATTGGCTCAACGGCTGGAGATTAGTTCAGTACCAGCGTGGCACCCCGATCTACTATGCGCTTGTGGCGCGAAGCAAATATGCACAGTGGGAGAATTTTGGAATGAGTCCTGCCGGGCATATTCTTTTGCAAGATCACGGCAACCGTGTTTCATTCAGAAGTATAAAAATTAAAGAATTGAAATAACCTGTTTCGACTATGAAAACATCAAGAAGGGAGTTCATGAAGAAAAGTGCGATGGCATCCATGGGAGCCATTGCTTTCAGCGCATCAAGTTATGCACGTATCCTCGGGGCCAATGATCGTGTGAATATAGGCGTGGTCGGGTTTTCCGATCGATTTCGAACCTCGTTGTTTCCTGCCTTTGGTTTTCACTACAAGGAACTGAACTTTGATATCGTTGCTGTATCCGACATCTGGAACAGGCGCAGAGACGAAGGCAAGGCTTTCCTCAAAGAAAAAATGGGTCATGACGTGCAAGCGTGTGTCAACAATGATGAGTTATACAAGTTGAAAGACCTCGATGCTGTGTTTATCAGCACAGCCGATTTCCAACATGCACTTCATGCTATTGAAGCAATAAAGGCAGGATGTGATGTGTATTGCGAAAAGCCGTTTGCTGAAACCATGGAAGATAACCGTGCGGCATTGAAAGCTGTGAGAGCAAGCGATCGCATTGTGCAGATCGGGTCGCAGCGCAGAAGTGGTGGCAACTATACGGCAGCTGCTTCCTTTATTCAATCGGGCAAGTTCGGCCCGATTACAATGGTGGAGTTAACATGGAATCTCAATCAACCGGGACGTTGGCGCAGACCTAAACTCGTGGAAGGATTGAAAGAACAGGATGTCGATTGGAAACGTTACTTATTGAACAGGCCTTTCGAAGCATTTGATCCGAGAAAATATGTGGAGTACCGTTTGTTCTGGCCTTACTCTTCGGGAATGCCTGGGCAGTGGATGAGCCATCAGATTGATACGGTGCATTGGTTCACGGGCCTTAAGCATCCACGCAGTGTAGTGGCCAACGGTGGTATCTATTGCTGGAAAGACGGACGCAAGAACTGGGATACGACTACAGCTGTTTTCGATTACGGTCAACCCAACGACTCTTCCGGCTTCCAGGTTGTATTTACTTCACGTATGCACAACGGAACGGAGAACCCTGCTGAAATTTACTTTTCAAATGGAGGAGAATTAAATCTCATCACTAACAAGGTTTCATCTAACGGAGGCTTGCAGGAGTCACATGCCAAACCTATGAACATGACTGCCAACCTGCTTCCCGATTTTGATATCACTGCAGCAGCAGAAAAAGTGGTGGCATCAGCTAATACGGGAGGAGATGTGCTTACTTCAAATCACGTGCGAAACTGGATGGAGTGCATTCGGAGTCGCAAGCAACCCAACGCTCCTGTGGAAGCAGGCTATGCCCACTCTATTGCTAACATCATGACAACGGCTGCTTCACGTACGGGTATGAAAGCCACGTTTGATGAAGCTACGCAGGAAGTGATGGTGGGAGATAAGGTCTTTAAGTATTAGGCTCGATTAAAAAAAGGAAAGCTTAGAGTTAGACCGTCCCCTTTATGATTCTATAAACCTGTAACCCAGAATCTTTACGGTCATACTTTAATGCTCTAAACTTTCACTTTTATCTTTAAATATATTTTAGCCACTTCATCTCCGGATGTTTCGACTTGTAGCTGGCATACCAACGGCAGGCAAAGAAGAGGATGGCCACATCGAGTATCCAGACGAAGTATAGCATCGGCAGCCCCCATTGTTGTTCTTCAGGAACCTTGATGAACGGGATCGTGGTGTACCATTCTTGTTGCAAGCCTCCAAAGAGCACCAGGTTCACACCAAGCGCAGTGATGTGGATCAGCAACAAATGAAGCAAGTAGTAAAACATGGGTACCTGCCCGATTATCCTTACCGCATTCATGAATTCACCTTTGATTTTCTCAGCCAATGGCATCAGCAAAATGGTGGGGCCCAGGGTCATCAATAAATAAAGTTGTGAAGGCGGATATTTTTGCTGCCCCAGGATGCGGAACAAAACCGGTTTGCTGTCATCTTCGGGCAGGAGCCAGATGCTTCCAATAATAAAAAGAGCAATTGCAGCTCCACCTATGCGGTAGCAATACTTTTTGAATTTCTCGCGATCGTTGAAGAGTTCACCAAACCAGTAGCCTGCCATCATCACGCCAACCCAGGGAATGAGTACGTAGAAAATCCGGATGCCAAACGCGAGAGGTAATGAATCTATGCCCGTAAGCTTTGCTGCGCCTGCCATATTTCCAACTGCTGAAGGGTAGAAGAATTGCCAGACCGTTGCAAGAGAATCGGGAAGATAAGCGGAGACATAACTGAACACCTGCTGAAAGAAAATCATGAGCAAACCGATTACACCTATAACTACAGGACGCAAGCGGATGAATGCAGCAAGTATAACCATGCTCCATCCCAGCATCCAGATCACCCCGGTGAAAGTCACCAGTGCATAGTCCAGGTGAAACATCCAGAAGAAGCGGACGAAAGTCAATTCGAAAATGACGAGCAATAGTCCGCGTGTGACAAGGAATTTAGCCAGGTCACTTTTGCTTCCTGATTTCTGCAGGTATAATAATGCACTTGTTCCTGCCAGGAAGGCAAAAGCGGGTGCACAGAAATGAGTGACCCAACGAGTAAAGAAAATGCCAACGGTAAGTCCACCGGCGGGGATGCCTGAGTATACACGCACGTGGTCGATTGCCATGATGATCATGACTGCTCCGCGTATCACATCTACCGACTGTATCCTCGACTTGGTTAGGTTTGTTGTGTGTTCCATCGATGACTTATTTGACGCTGGTGGTCGGGTCTATCATGCACTGTACTTCCGCGACATGATCAGCCGGAAAGCCTCCCTGCCGAGCGTGCTCATAGACATCCTCCTTGTCGGGAGCAATGTGAACACAATAAAGTTTGTTGTCTGTAACAAATGTTTCAATCCAGTAGTAGGAGGGCATGTTGTCGATAACAGCACAGGATTTCTTCGCGATCTCCTTCAGTTCGGCAGGAGTGAGCTTTCCTGCTCCGGGAAGAACACGTTCGACAATGAATTTTTTCATTAGGTTTTTATTACGCTACAAAATTGGCATGATGCCTTCATTGCTGCGCAAGAAAAACTCCCTATTTATTCAGGCGCCAATCCCTATTTTAGAAAGGAATATGGTTGATATGATTCAGGGATGGAACAGAATTTCCAATTAGAAAATATACCGTAAACCTACTTGTGCTTGCCATCTCGAGCTAAACTGATCGATTGACCATTTTGATGTTGGCGTTGTGTACTTGCCCATGATGTCATACATCCCGCTACCTGCGTTATAAGACCGTGTATTTACGGACAAGCCTGGATCAACAGTGGAGTTGATCGTGTTAGGTGTGAAGTAATAGACGCCCCAGTCTTTGCTAATAAGGTTGCTGAAGTTAATAATGTCCAGGCTGATCTGAAATGTATTTGTCTTTTCACCCACTTTGAAATTGAAGTCGTGCATAAGTCGAATGTCCACCTGGTTGTTCCAGGGAGTTCGGGCGGCATTGCGTTCTGTAAATTGTCCCCGGCGAGTGCTGAGATATTTATCACCGTCAATGAAACTATTGAATGCCTGGTTCATGACTCCTGACGGGTCAGTGGTATTGAGGTGATAGGGGTCTTCACCGTTTTTTGGAACGTAGAACAGATCTGCCTGTTGCCCGTTGGCCGTAAGGTTGTTGTTGGAAGTAAGCCCGTAAGTGAAAGGAGACCCTGATTGGGAAGTCGAGACTACAGATAAATACGAAGTGTGCTTTTCAGACCATACTTTTTTGTACTGTGCTGTGACTATGATCCGGTGACGAATATCAAAATTAGAGTAGGTGAGGGCAGGATTATTCGCGTTTAGCGCCTGGTTCGTTTGCCATCCTGATTCAGGTGAATTGCGTATACCGTTCAAAATGTCTTTTGATTCACCGTAAGTATATGCGGCATTAACATTCAGCCCGAATGGATATGACTTCGATATTTGTGCGGTAAGCTGGTAGCGGTAGCCTTTGTCTGTATTTGTGATCAGGTACACACTCGAGAACTCGTTGTTCACTCTTCCGGCAGTTGCACCACCGCTCTGGTAGAGAGGTTGAACATGATTAATATCATAAGAAGCATAACCTACTGAGTCCTTAAGATTTACCTGCTTTATCTGTACGTCTTTAATCGTCTTGGTATACAGCGCTTCAAGTGTCAGCTGATAGTCATTACCCAATTGAAAATCAACTGCAAGGTTACTGCGCCACACGCGTGGTAAAGAAAAGTTCTTGTCCAGCAGATCAAGTTCAGTCCGGTTGGCTGGTGATTTGGCTACTGCCGTATTGAACACCCCAAAACTATTGGGGTCCACCGGAATGTTTACCGTTGTTCCGGAAACTGGTCTCCAGTCCATGGCGTTATATGCAGATCCATTGTTTACGTAAGAGTAACCGAGCCACGCGAAAGGAATCCTTCCAGAGAAGAGACCTGATCCGCCACGAATGGTCATGCTCCTGTCGCCCTTGGCGTCATAGCTGAATCCGATACGCGGAGAAAGGTAGATATGGCTGAAGTAACTGTTAGTGACCCGAGGGATTGGCGTATCGTATGTGTAAGTGGTTCCGTAGTTGGCGGGGTTTACATCAAAAGCGTTTCGCTTATCTCCATTGGGTCCGGTTGGCATAATGGGCATGTCGGCACGGAGTCCATAGCTGAGAGTGAGTTTATTCTTTACTACTTCATCCTGCGCATAAAGACTGGTGAGGTAAACATTGAAACTAGCAGGAGAGTTTTCAAGGAGTGCGCCACGCGAGTTATCCACGGTGTTATACAATGCACGAAGCCGGGCTGGTTGATTGTCGATGAATGCTGCCAGGCTGCCGTATTCATAACGTCCATTCCATGAATTGATGAAGTTGTAATCGATCTTGTAAAACTCGTTGTGTGTGCCGAGCGTGATCGTGTGATTGCCTGTGAAATATTTGAAATTATCGGTAAACTCGAATGTTCGTTGACGCATGTTGAAGACGCCAGCCTCACGGTTTGTTCCAAGCAAAACACGACCGCCATTGACATTGTTGATTTGGATTTGAGGAAAAATATTTCCGTTCGGATTGCGTGAGTCTTTAATGTCGGTATACCCGATAATAAGGCTATTACTGCTGCTGTTGCCGAAGCGACTCTTCAACTCTGCAACGGTACTGGTGTTGGTATTCTTTTGTATGAAGTCATAGTTCCCGAACTGAAATTCCTGGGTTGAACGCTCCAGGTTGCTTGCCTCTGAAATAATGGTATTGTTGCGGATAACGAGGGAGTGCTTTGCATTGATGATCCAGTCGATTCGATTAAAGAACTTGACACTTTTGGAGTAGATATTATAATTGGCGGTATCTCCTGGATTGTAATGAGCCTGAGTTCCGGAATATGTTTTCATGGTGTCCAGCTTTTGCCAGATTTGCCGTGCCTGTCCGGGTTGAAGAAAATGCCCTGCAG
Proteins encoded in this window:
- the ydfF gene encoding putative HTH-type transcriptional regulator YdfF codes for the protein MEGMSQITSLIGDPVRTNILWLLIDGRAYTGNELALMTDTSPQNISMHVSKLLQADLLAVECQGRHKYYRLASAEVASAIEAIANLVPKVKVTQAVNAHDHGLKHCRTCYDHLAGEVGVQLAETMLAKKLIKKDPAGYQLTPAGRQFFEKLDIDVESLMKQRRPLLKPCLDWTERKHHVAGSLGAAWLSHMLKNDWLRKKKNSREVIVSAKGQKEFYERLRITVS
- a CDS encoding NADH-dependent dehydrogenase; protein product: MKTSRREFMKKSAMASMGAIAFSASSYARILGANDRVNIGVVGFSDRFRTSLFPAFGFHYKELNFDIVAVSDIWNRRRDEGKAFLKEKMGHDVQACVNNDELYKLKDLDAVFISTADFQHALHAIEAIKAGCDVYCEKPFAETMEDNRAALKAVRASDRIVQIGSQRRSGGNYTAAASFIQSGKFGPITMVELTWNLNQPGRWRRPKLVEGLKEQDVDWKRYLLNRPFEAFDPRKYVEYRLFWPYSSGMPGQWMSHQIDTVHWFTGLKHPRSVVANGGIYCWKDGRKNWDTTTAVFDYGQPNDSSGFQVVFTSRMHNGTENPAEIYFSNGGELNLITNKVSSNGGLQESHAKPMNMTANLLPDFDITAAAEKVVASANTGGDVLTSNHVRNWMECIRSRKQPNAPVEAGYAHSIANIMTTAASRTGMKATFDEATQEVMVGDKVFKY
- a CDS encoding membrane protein, with the translated sequence MEHTTNLTKSRIQSVDVIRGAVMIIMAIDHVRVYSGIPAGGLTVGIFFTRWVTHFCAPAFAFLAGTSALLYLQKSGSKSDLAKFLVTRGLLLVIFELTFVRFFWMFHLDYALVTFTGVIWMLGWSMVILAAFIRLRPVVIGVIGLLMIFFQQVFSYVSAYLPDSLATVWQFFYPSAVGNMAGAAKLTGIDSLPLAFGIRIFYVLIPWVGVMMAGYWFGELFNDREKFKKYCYRIGGAAIALFIIGSIWLLPEDDSKPVLFRILGQQKYPPSQLYLLMTLGPTILLMPLAEKIKGEFMNAVRIIGQVPMFYYLLHLLLIHITALGVNLVLFGGLQQEWYTTIPFIKVPEEQQWGLPMLYFVWILDVAILFFACRWYASYKSKHPEMKWLKYI
- a CDS encoding cell envelope biogenesis protein OmpA, with product MLILTKKFLQLTLTGVLFIISDYTSTAQTTSGSIQGHIVDSNGEEVAGADINVLFKPTNTTFSAVSNRDGRFNFVNLNPGGPYEISIAFLGFKTENYKSIQLKLGEAMKLEIVLKDEAEQLSNVTVTGITSAQGGEGKKGSGTNIGRELIQSLPTLTRSFTDFARLSPQSANNSFAGTNFRYNNISLDGAINNDAISFSPSLGGISGTANQPGSSTRTNSFSLDAIQEVQVQIAPFDVSLGNFTGGSVNAVSRSGSNEVTGSVYAFGRNASLTGKYKGSDKVGDGSIHSSYSDYQTGFRLGFPLIKDKLFLFTNEEVTNNSVPVFFPAGSAGHFLQPGQARQIWQKLDTMKTYSGTQAHYNPGDTANYNIYSKSVKFFNRIDWIINAKHSLVIRNNTIISEASNLERSTQEFQFGNYDFIQKNTNTSTVAELKSRFGNSSSNSLIIGYTDIKDSRNPNGNIFPQIQINNVNGGRVLLGTNREAGVFNMRQRTFEFTDNFKYFTGNHTITLGTHNEFYKIDYNFINSWNGRYEYGSLAAFIDNQPARLRALYNTVDNSRGALLENSPASFNVYLTSLYAQDEVVKNKLTLSYGLRADMPIMPTGPNGDKRNAFDVNPANYGTTYTYDTPIPRVTNSYFSHIYLSPRIGFSYDAKGDRSMTIRGGSGLFSGRIPFAWLGYSYVNNGSAYNAMDWRPVSGTTVNIPVDPNSFGVFNTAVAKSPANRTELDLLDKNFSLPRVWRSNLAVDFQLGNDYQLTLEALYTKTIKDVQIKQVNLKDSVGYASYDINHVQPLYQSGGATAGRVNNEFSSVYLITNTDKGYRYQLTAQISKSYPFGLNVNAAYTYGESKDILNGIRNSPESGWQTNQALNANNPALTYSNFDIRHRIIVTAQYKKVWSEKHTSYLSVVSTSQSGSPFTYGLTSNNNLTANGQQADLFYVPKNGEDPYHLNTTDPSGVMNQAFNSFIDGDKYLSTRRGQFTERNAARTPWNNQVDIRLMHDFNFKVGEKTNTFQISLDIINFSNLISKDWGVYYFTPNTINSTVDPGLSVNTRSYNAGSGMYDIMGKYTTPTSKWSIDQFSSRWQAQVGLRYIF